The Lewinellaceae bacterium genome has a segment encoding these proteins:
- a CDS encoding T9SS type A sorting domain-containing protein has translation MKWTNTIFSVLLFLSGLSVSNAQVTCEFTLEMSDSFGDGWNGASLDIELDGVTTNYTFDFTAPNPSFITFPIIVNGTQSINITYNSGSWDSEASYRLLDPVGQVIFEDGNPPLVGLAFSGEVSCPTCPPPPPSSVVISDVRAFSADVSWSGSVPGATYLLEYGDPGFAPGSGEVISTTATDITLTNLEQSTEYELYLSVVCEGNDTTTLIQSYFFETLVAIDLGISGLISPVSGCALGSAEMMTIQLHNFGGAPQTLVPFNYSINGIISAINHPIDGVYTGVLGIDSSDVMDFDMNFNFSTPGEYEILVWTEMVGDTVFTNDTFHITIVNTPVISELPVYETFETEVYSGWSVGKEGMNQSWQLGQPANAIISSAAGGQNAWVTNLTGFYNNDETSYLESPCFDFSAMTEDPILDFALFVESESNFDGLWVETTVDGGQNWTKLGLMGDAGSVSWYNQIDNVYLDWWSGQGTFPGWVIASHVLDGTAGYEDVRIRFAFDSDTSVPREGFGIDNIYIHEPLTNDISLFAGSNESTEECGSAVDHVTIALFNHGSDTLSNIPLYFQVNDGNVVSEPAIGVTLLPGEQTTYTFNTPFNSLDLIDYTITIWTDLVDQNPDNNQTVFVSTALIGELPLAEDFESGVEPNGWVFDQTFSIIQFPNAHNNPSYNVGDNLYSGDQIFQVTTPWLGVVEEGQSLSFDYRYADYFAGTVGTILGSNDRLEVQIATFCSDIYTTIYSIDYENHTPTADFTTVNVDLSEYAGESIKVRLQATWGQGDYWIDIDNINIFSCPQTLDLAYEVVNESDAGMEDGSVVITPQGGVGPYTYLWNNGETTESLDSLAAGNYAVTVTDHFGCSDAIGVLVEVGVIGLNDPELIEEVLLMPNPTTGLAALKVRFAESSDASISVMNLLGQQVFSIQDKNVVNGEYLLDIAGQPDGVYLVSIRSGQEFKTMKLIKS, from the coding sequence ATGAAGTGGACTAATACAATTTTTTCTGTATTGCTCTTTTTATCAGGATTGAGCGTCTCAAATGCCCAGGTAACCTGTGAGTTTACGCTTGAAATGAGTGATTCTTTTGGGGATGGATGGAATGGAGCTAGCCTTGATATTGAGTTGGATGGAGTGACGACCAATTACACTTTTGATTTCACTGCACCGAATCCCAGTTTTATAACTTTCCCGATTATTGTTAATGGAACTCAAAGTATAAATATTACCTATAATTCAGGATCTTGGGATTCAGAGGCCTCTTACCGGTTACTGGATCCGGTAGGTCAGGTAATTTTTGAAGATGGCAATCCGCCTTTGGTAGGATTGGCTTTTTCGGGTGAAGTATCCTGCCCGACATGCCCGCCGCCGCCGCCGTCATCGGTTGTTATTTCCGATGTCCGTGCATTTTCAGCAGATGTTTCCTGGTCGGGTTCTGTGCCCGGGGCAACCTACCTGCTCGAATACGGTGATCCTGGATTTGCCCCCGGGTCAGGAGAAGTCATCTCCACCACCGCAACGGATATTACGTTGACCAACCTCGAACAATCCACTGAATATGAACTTTACCTCTCTGTGGTATGTGAAGGAAATGATACCACTACACTGATACAATCTTATTTCTTTGAAACGCTCGTCGCCATTGATCTTGGTATCTCAGGATTGATCAGTCCTGTTTCGGGCTGCGCCCTGGGATCGGCTGAAATGATGACCATTCAGTTGCATAATTTCGGGGGAGCTCCCCAAACGCTGGTGCCTTTTAATTACAGTATCAACGGAATCATAAGCGCGATCAACCATCCTATTGACGGGGTGTACACCGGAGTCCTTGGCATCGATAGTTCCGATGTGATGGACTTTGATATGAATTTTAATTTTTCGACTCCCGGAGAATATGAAATCCTGGTTTGGACGGAAATGGTCGGCGATACGGTGTTTACCAATGATACTTTCCATATTACCATCGTCAACACCCCTGTAATTTCTGAATTGCCGGTTTATGAAACTTTCGAAACGGAAGTTTACAGCGGGTGGTCAGTGGGCAAGGAAGGCATGAACCAAAGCTGGCAACTTGGGCAACCGGCTAATGCCATCATCTCAAGTGCGGCAGGAGGACAGAATGCCTGGGTGACCAACCTGACCGGTTTTTACAATAATGACGAGACTTCCTACCTGGAGTCTCCCTGTTTTGATTTTTCGGCCATGACAGAAGACCCGATCCTGGATTTTGCGCTCTTTGTGGAGTCGGAATCCAATTTTGACGGATTGTGGGTAGAGACTACCGTTGACGGAGGCCAAAACTGGACCAAATTAGGTTTGATGGGAGATGCAGGCAGTGTTTCCTGGTACAACCAGATAGATAATGTTTATCTGGATTGGTGGAGCGGACAGGGAACATTCCCGGGATGGGTCATTGCCTCTCACGTACTGGATGGTACCGCCGGTTATGAAGACGTGCGCATCCGCTTTGCTTTTGATTCAGATACTTCTGTGCCCAGGGAAGGTTTTGGTATCGATAATATCTACATCCACGAACCTTTGACCAATGACATTTCCCTGTTTGCGGGCAGTAATGAAAGCACTGAGGAATGTGGTTCAGCTGTTGATCATGTGACCATTGCATTATTCAACCACGGTTCTGATACACTGTCCAACATTCCACTGTATTTTCAGGTAAATGATGGAAATGTGGTTTCAGAACCAGCCATAGGAGTAACCTTATTGCCGGGCGAGCAGACTACTTATACCTTCAATACGCCATTTAATTCCCTCGACCTTATTGATTATACCATCACCATCTGGACGGACCTGGTCGATCAGAATCCGGACAACAACCAGACGGTGTTTGTCTCAACCGCTTTGATCGGCGAATTGCCTTTGGCGGAAGATTTTGAATCCGGCGTAGAACCGAATGGCTGGGTCTTTGACCAGACTTTCAGTATCATTCAATTCCCGAATGCGCACAATAATCCTTCCTACAATGTAGGAGATAATTTGTATAGTGGCGACCAGATTTTCCAGGTTACCACTCCATGGCTTGGTGTGGTGGAGGAAGGACAATCCCTTTCTTTTGATTACCGGTATGCAGATTATTTTGCAGGAACGGTAGGCACAATTTTAGGTTCTAACGACCGGCTGGAGGTTCAGATAGCGACTTTCTGCTCTGATATTTATACGACTATTTATTCCATTGATTACGAAAACCATACTCCTACGGCCGATTTTACCACGGTGAATGTTGACTTGAGTGAGTATGCCGGGGAGAGCATCAAAGTTAGGCTTCAGGCTACCTGGGGACAGGGAGATTACTGGATAGATATTGATAACATCAATATTTTCAGTTGTCCTCAAACACTGGACCTGGCTTATGAGGTCGTTAACGAGTCTGATGCGGGGATGGAAGACGGAAGCGTGGTGATCACGCCCCAGGGGGGTGTAGGACCTTACACTTATCTTTGGAATAATGGAGAAACCACCGAAAGTCTTGACAGCCTGGCTGCGGGTAATTATGCCGTTACGGTTACCGATCATTTCGGCTGCAGTGATGCCATTGGCGTTTTGGTCGAAGTGGGAGTGATCGGTTTAAATGATCCTGAATTGATCGAGGAAGTGCTGTTGATGCCAAATCCGACAACAGGATTGGCTGCGCTTAAAGTCCGATTTGCCGAATCAAGTGATGCCAGCATCAGCGTGATGAATTTATTAGGCCAACAGGTGTTTTCCATCCAGGATAAAAACGTGGTTAATGGCGAGTACTTGCTCGATATTGCCGGACAGCCGGATGGCGTTTATCTCGTTAGCATACGTAGCGGACAAGAGTTTAAAACCATGAAATTGATCAAATCATAA
- the bshA gene encoding N-acetyl-alpha-D-glucosaminyl L-malate synthase BshA, whose protein sequence is MKIGIVCYPTFGGSGVVATELGLGLAQKGHEIHFITYKRPVRLSAFHENIFFHDVVTREYPLFEYTPYETSLASKLVDVVNFEGLDLLHVHYAIPHAAVAYMAKKILISQGKYIPVVTTLHGTDISLVGTDRSFASVVKFSIEKSDGVTAVSESLKQQTYDHFGITNDIRVIYNFIDFERFSKTNKDHFKKAIAPNGERILSHTSNFRKLKRVDDVIHVFHKVNKVIPSKLLLIGDGPERQNMEDLCRKLDLCDDIRFLGRQDAVEELLAVSDLFIMPSESESFGLAALEAMACEVPVISSNAGGLPEVNIHGKTGYLSEIGDVSSMANNAISILSNEEVLAEFRANALAQAQRFDIKNILPQYEAYYEEVLAASKISV, encoded by the coding sequence ATGAAAATTGGAATCGTTTGTTATCCGACTTTTGGAGGAAGTGGTGTTGTCGCTACTGAATTGGGGCTTGGCCTGGCACAGAAAGGGCACGAAATTCATTTCATTACTTATAAGCGTCCGGTGCGTTTATCTGCTTTTCATGAAAATATCTTTTTTCATGATGTGGTGACCCGTGAATACCCGTTGTTTGAATATACGCCTTACGAAACCTCCCTGGCCAGTAAGTTGGTGGATGTAGTCAATTTTGAAGGACTCGATCTTTTGCATGTTCATTATGCTATTCCACATGCTGCCGTAGCTTATATGGCCAAAAAAATACTTATCTCCCAGGGGAAATACATTCCCGTGGTAACGACCCTTCACGGTACCGACATCTCCCTTGTAGGGACCGATCGTTCCTTTGCTTCAGTGGTCAAATTTTCCATCGAAAAATCAGACGGGGTCACGGCGGTTTCTGAAAGTCTCAAGCAACAAACTTATGACCACTTTGGTATCACAAACGATATTCGTGTCATTTACAATTTTATTGATTTTGAACGATTCAGCAAAACCAATAAAGATCACTTCAAAAAGGCGATCGCCCCGAACGGAGAACGTATTCTTTCCCATACCTCTAATTTTAGAAAACTTAAAAGGGTGGATGATGTGATCCATGTTTTCCATAAGGTCAATAAGGTCATTCCAAGTAAACTGTTGCTGATCGGTGATGGACCGGAACGACAGAATATGGAGGACCTCTGCCGGAAATTAGATCTTTGTGATGATATCCGATTCCTGGGAAGACAAGATGCCGTGGAGGAATTACTGGCGGTATCGGACCTTTTTATTATGCCTTCAGAGTCTGAAAGTTTTGGCCTGGCAGCCCTGGAGGCCATGGCCTGTGAAGTGCCGGTGATCTCTTCAAATGCCGGAGGTTTGCCGGAAGTAAACATCCATGGAAAAACAGGTTATTTGAGTGAAATAGGAGATGTTTCAAGTATGGCCAACAATGCCATTTCCATCCTGAGCAATGAAGAGGTGCTGGCTGAATTCAGGGCCAATGCCCTGGCGCAGGCACAAAGGTTTGATATCAAAAATATTCTGCCTCAGTATGAAGCCTATTATGAAGAGGTGCTGGCGGCTTCGAAAATTTCAGTTTGA
- a CDS encoding aminotransferase class I/II-fold pyridoxal phosphate-dependent enzyme, with product MHIKSKLPHTETSIFTVMTALAKQENAINLAQGFPDFKSSPELIERVHQYMLKGFNQYAPMAGVPALRERIAEKIAITHNAKVDMDREITLTAGATQAIFTIIAAFVHPGDEVILLEPAYDSYQPSIEINGGIPIPYPMQSPDYQIDWLAFGNLITPRTRMIFINSPHNPTGLTLKAEDYAQLEALVKNTNIIVLSDEVYEHLVYDEKKPLSVLQYPGLRERSFAVFSFGKTFHNTGWKLGYAVAPEPLMEEFRKVHQFNVFSVNTPIQYALAYYMADPQTYLGLGNFFQEKRDYFLELMTGSRFKPLKCEGTYFHLYDFSAISDEQDTDFATRITKEHGVATIPVSPFYARSPRSSVLRFCFAKEKETLERAAALLVKI from the coding sequence ATGCATATAAAATCAAAACTTCCTCATACGGAAACCTCCATTTTTACGGTCATGACGGCCCTGGCCAAACAGGAAAATGCCATCAACCTGGCACAAGGTTTTCCCGATTTCAAATCCTCTCCTGAACTGATCGAGCGGGTGCATCAATACATGCTTAAAGGCTTTAACCAATATGCTCCTATGGCAGGCGTACCTGCCTTGAGGGAACGTATTGCCGAAAAAATTGCCATCACCCATAATGCAAAGGTCGATATGGACCGGGAAATAACCCTTACTGCAGGGGCCACCCAGGCCATTTTTACCATTATCGCTGCTTTCGTGCATCCGGGTGATGAAGTTATCCTGCTGGAACCTGCCTATGATTCCTACCAGCCGAGTATAGAGATCAATGGAGGGATTCCCATTCCCTACCCTATGCAAAGTCCGGATTACCAAATCGACTGGCTGGCTTTCGGCAACTTAATTACCCCCCGTACCCGGATGATTTTCATCAATAGTCCACACAATCCGACAGGCCTAACCCTTAAAGCGGAAGATTATGCCCAACTGGAAGCCCTGGTCAAAAATACCAACATTATCGTCCTGAGCGATGAAGTGTACGAACACCTGGTTTATGATGAAAAAAAACCGCTGAGCGTCCTCCAGTACCCGGGATTACGCGAGCGGAGTTTTGCTGTTTTTTCTTTTGGAAAAACCTTTCACAATACCGGATGGAAATTGGGGTATGCCGTAGCGCCTGAGCCTTTGATGGAGGAATTCCGGAAGGTACACCAGTTTAACGTATTTTCGGTCAACACGCCTATCCAGTACGCGTTAGCATACTACATGGCAGATCCCCAGACCTATCTTGGGCTGGGAAATTTTTTCCAGGAAAAACGCGACTATTTTCTTGAGTTGATGACGGGCAGTCGGTTCAAGCCCTTAAAGTGTGAAGGAACTTATTTCCATCTTTACGATTTCAGCGCCATCAGCGATGAGCAGGATACTGATTTTGCGACGAGAATCACCAAAGAACACGGCGTAGCGACGATTCCGGTTTCCCCGTTTTACGCGCGGAGTCCCAGAAGCAGTGTCCTTCGTTTTTGTTTTGCAAAAGAAAAAGAGACGCTGGAAAGGGCGGCAGCATTATTGGTGAAGATATGA
- a CDS encoding M42 family metallopeptidase yields the protein MVDIELLKKVCKVPGASGFENKIRETIMEEVRPFVDELYVDNLGSVIAIKKGLNPKRVMIAAHMDEIGFIVTYIDDEGFVRFHTLGGFDPKTLTSQRVIVHGKKDLVGVMGSKPVHLMKPEERMKQMPISEYYIDLGMSKEEVEEIVFIGAPITRERELIEMGNCVNGKSLDNRVSVYILIEVLRALHGKEVPYDIYGVFTVQEEVGLRGAISAAHHIDPDFGFGLDVTIAFDVPGSNGHDKITCLGKGAAIKIMDGTSISDYRMVEYLKQTAAKHSIKWQPEILPAGGTDTAGVQRYGKKGAIAGAISIPLRNMHQTIEMVHKEDITNCVELLKAAVSDLGEFNREF from the coding sequence ATGGTAGACATCGAACTGTTAAAAAAGGTATGCAAAGTACCGGGAGCATCCGGTTTTGAAAATAAGATAAGGGAAACCATTATGGAAGAGGTTCGCCCTTTTGTCGATGAACTTTACGTCGATAATCTGGGTAGTGTTATTGCGATCAAAAAAGGATTGAATCCCAAAAGAGTAATGATCGCGGCACACATGGATGAGATTGGCTTCATCGTCACTTACATTGATGATGAAGGTTTTGTCAGATTTCATACCCTGGGAGGATTTGATCCTAAAACCCTCACTTCGCAAAGAGTCATTGTTCACGGAAAAAAGGACCTCGTCGGTGTTATGGGCTCAAAACCCGTTCACCTGATGAAACCGGAAGAACGAATGAAACAAATGCCGATCAGCGAATATTACATCGACCTCGGCATGTCAAAGGAAGAAGTAGAGGAAATCGTCTTTATCGGAGCACCGATCACCCGGGAACGTGAGTTAATAGAGATGGGTAATTGCGTCAACGGCAAATCGCTCGACAACCGCGTTTCCGTTTATATTCTGATTGAAGTCCTTCGGGCCCTCCACGGAAAAGAAGTACCTTACGATATTTACGGCGTATTCACCGTCCAGGAAGAAGTAGGCCTGCGCGGAGCCATCTCCGCCGCTCACCACATTGATCCTGATTTTGGTTTCGGACTCGATGTGACCATCGCTTTTGATGTGCCCGGTTCTAACGGACATGACAAAATAACCTGCCTGGGAAAGGGCGCTGCCATCAAAATCATGGACGGCACCAGTATCAGCGACTACCGTATGGTGGAGTATCTCAAACAAACGGCGGCCAAACATTCCATCAAATGGCAGCCTGAGATATTGCCCGCAGGAGGAACGGATACCGCCGGTGTTCAACGCTACGGTAAAAAAGGAGCTATTGCGGGGGCTATTTCCATCCCTTTGCGCAACATGCACCAAACCATTGAAATGGTCCACAAGGAAGATATCACCAATTGTGTTGAACTCTTAAAAGCTGCCGTTTCTGATTTGGGGGAATTTAACCGGGAATTTTAA
- a CDS encoding oligosaccharide flippase family protein has translation MSKQVKRLAKETVIYGLSNILSRVLNFIIVTPYLTWKFNNEMGEYGKHGIMYAYAALLMVVMTYGLETAFFRFGNKPEERDKAFSTAAISLLVSTVLFVGILMLCSRPIAGILLQPQDYNFVLLFALIIGFDVLTAIPFARLRLENRPIRFAFYKLMNVLVNVVFLMFFLELLPYLASRGHEWAGGIYSEDKKLTFVFISNVIASIVTFLLLTPMYFRRTAPLRKGGETEPGFTFQFDKELWKKMMWYSMPLVIVGIAGMANQMADRYLPKLLLPGSYEENMIQVGIYNACVKIAILMSLFTQAFKFAAEPFFFRHAGEGGSREVYAQVAQAFTFVASIFFLGVMLYLDLVQFLIASNFREGLNIVPVLLLAYLVLGVYYNFSIWYKLTDQTKIGAYIALAGLVITISLNFFLVPKIGIIGAAWAAFACFTFMAVVGFLTGQHFFPVPYRIGKMLFYVFFAVGIYYLSTLVRPLIGENLINILLINTLLFGAYLIGVAMVERKIVVDAWKGFWK, from the coding sequence ATGTCAAAACAAGTCAAGCGCTTAGCTAAAGAAACGGTTATTTACGGGTTGAGCAATATCCTCAGCAGGGTACTCAATTTCATCATCGTAACCCCCTATCTCACCTGGAAATTCAATAATGAAATGGGAGAGTACGGGAAGCATGGCATCATGTATGCTTATGCCGCTTTGCTTATGGTGGTGATGACTTACGGGCTGGAAACAGCTTTTTTTCGTTTCGGAAATAAACCTGAGGAAAGAGATAAGGCTTTTTCCACGGCAGCCATAAGTTTGCTGGTGAGCACCGTACTTTTTGTAGGCATTTTAATGTTATGCTCTCGTCCGATCGCAGGAATACTGCTGCAGCCCCAGGATTATAATTTCGTTTTGTTGTTTGCGCTTATCATAGGGTTTGATGTGTTGACCGCCATTCCTTTTGCACGACTGCGCCTGGAGAATCGCCCCATTCGTTTTGCATTTTATAAATTGATGAATGTGTTGGTCAACGTAGTGTTTCTCATGTTTTTCCTAGAGTTGCTGCCCTACCTTGCCTCGCGGGGCCATGAATGGGCAGGGGGGATTTATAGCGAAGATAAAAAGCTGACCTTTGTTTTTATCTCCAATGTGATTGCGAGCATTGTTACCTTTTTGTTGTTGACTCCCATGTACTTTAGAAGAACCGCTCCTTTAAGAAAAGGCGGCGAGACGGAACCTGGGTTTACGTTCCAGTTTGATAAGGAACTTTGGAAAAAGATGATGTGGTATTCCATGCCCCTGGTGATCGTTGGGATAGCGGGGATGGCCAATCAAATGGCAGACCGCTACCTTCCAAAGCTTCTGCTGCCGGGTTCCTATGAAGAAAATATGATCCAGGTAGGGATTTATAATGCCTGCGTAAAAATAGCTATCCTGATGAGCCTGTTCACCCAGGCGTTCAAATTTGCGGCAGAGCCTTTCTTTTTCCGCCATGCGGGAGAAGGCGGTTCGAGAGAAGTCTATGCCCAGGTAGCCCAGGCGTTTACTTTTGTGGCGAGTATTTTTTTTCTCGGGGTTATGCTCTATCTGGACCTGGTGCAATTCCTCATCGCCAGCAATTTCCGTGAAGGGTTGAATATTGTGCCGGTATTGCTGTTGGCCTACCTTGTTTTGGGCGTGTACTACAACTTTTCTATCTGGTATAAACTGACGGACCAGACTAAAATCGGTGCCTACATTGCGCTGGCCGGCCTGGTCATTACGATATCGCTGAATTTTTTCCTCGTTCCAAAAATCGGTATCATCGGTGCCGCCTGGGCTGCTTTTGCCTGTTTCACTTTTATGGCGGTAGTCGGTTTTCTTACCGGGCAGCATTTCTTCCCTGTTCCGTACCGCATTGGAAAAATGCTGTTTTATGTTTTTTTCGCGGTGGGCATTTATTATCTAAGTACCCTGGTCAGGCCCCTTATAGGGGAAAACCTGATCAATATTCTGTTGATCAATACACTTTTGTTTGGAGCGTATTTGATTGGCGTGGCGATGGTGGAAAGGAAGATTGTGGTTGATGCATGGAAGGGTTTTTGGAAATGA
- a CDS encoding ATP-binding protein, translating into MIDRVIENKIKEAAVKMPVIAVTGPRQSGKSTLVQKVFPNYSYVNLEDIEQRDFAKEDPKGFLLNLGEYAIIDEVQNVPDLLSYIQVAVDKEKRAGQFVISGSQNLQLMESVSQSLAGRVAIFNLLPFSLEELSQTKFSLDEYEKYIFKGFYPPIYDRDLNPSIWLLDYIQTYVERDLRQVITIADLWTFRQFLEICAGRTGQLINLSEVGNVIGVSYKTVQRWLSVLQTSFIVYTLRPYHKNYNKRIIKAPKLYFYDTGLACALLNVRNIDDLNRHFAKGALFENFVINEILKNQLNRNLQPRPYFWNAAGNHEVDLMFDKAGELIPIEIKSGRTINSNFFKSLKYFQSLSGALPENSFLVYGGDEVQQRSIATVLSWQQLGKIPF; encoded by the coding sequence ATGATTGATCGAGTAATTGAAAATAAAATAAAAGAGGCGGCAGTAAAAATGCCAGTTATTGCGGTTACAGGGCCGCGTCAAAGTGGAAAATCAACTTTGGTCCAAAAGGTATTTCCAAATTACAGTTATGTTAATTTAGAGGATATTGAGCAGCGGGATTTCGCAAAGGAAGACCCGAAAGGTTTTTTGCTAAACCTTGGGGAATATGCCATTATTGATGAAGTGCAAAATGTTCCAGATTTACTTTCCTATATTCAAGTTGCTGTTGATAAGGAAAAACGAGCAGGTCAATTCGTAATTTCTGGTTCTCAAAACCTGCAATTAATGGAAAGTGTTTCCCAGAGTTTAGCAGGTAGAGTTGCTATTTTTAACCTTTTACCATTTTCTTTAGAGGAGTTAAGTCAAACCAAATTTTCGCTGGATGAGTATGAAAAGTATATATTCAAAGGATTTTATCCACCGATATATGATCGTGATCTTAATCCATCAATTTGGTTGTTGGATTACATTCAGACTTACGTTGAGCGAGATCTCCGCCAGGTAATCACCATTGCTGATTTGTGGACATTCCGTCAATTTCTTGAAATATGTGCCGGGAGAACGGGGCAATTAATCAATTTATCTGAAGTGGGCAATGTGATAGGAGTTTCTTATAAAACTGTGCAAAGGTGGCTTAGTGTATTGCAAACAAGTTTCATTGTTTACACTTTGCGTCCATACCACAAGAATTATAACAAACGAATAATTAAAGCACCTAAATTGTATTTTTACGATACCGGTTTGGCTTGTGCCCTATTAAATGTCCGAAATATAGACGATCTCAACAGGCATTTCGCCAAAGGTGCGTTGTTTGAAAACTTTGTTATCAATGAAATATTAAAAAATCAACTCAATCGCAACTTGCAACCAAGACCATATTTCTGGAATGCAGCGGGCAATCACGAAGTTGATCTAATGTTTGATAAAGCAGGAGAATTGATTCCAATTGAAATAAAATCAGGAAGGACCATTAACTCTAATTTTTTTAAAAGTTTGAAATATTTTCAATCCCTTTCAGGAGCTCTGCCGGAGAATAGTTTTCTTGTGTATGGTGGTGATGAGGTACAACAACGCAGTATTGCCACGGTATTAAGCTGGCAACAATTGGGGAAAATTCCTTTTTGA